Below is a window of Shinella sp. PSBB067 DNA.
CTCGTCATGCGCCCGAAGGTGCTGCTGCTCGACGAGCCGCTGTCGGCGCTCGACAAGAAGCTGCGCGAGGAAATGCAGGTGGAACTGCGCACGCTGCAGAAGGCCGTCGGCATCACCTTCGTCCTCGTCACGCATGACCAGTACGAGGCGCTCGCCCTTTCCGACCGCATCGCCGTCATGTTCGGCGGCCGCATCGCCCAGGTCGCCGCGCCGAAGGAAATCTACCAGCACCCGCGCACGCGCAAGGTCGCCGACTTCCTCGGCGGCATGAATTTCCTGAGGGCGAAGGTGCTCGGTGAACAGGGCAATGCCGTCTCGGTCGATGCCGCCCGCTTCGGTGCCGTCAGTCTCGACAAGCCGCACGGCTTTGCCGCCACCGACGGCCACGTCACCGTCGGCATCCGCCCGGAGCGCCTGCGTCTTCTGTGGGACGACGAGCGCGCGCCGCACGAGCTTGCCGGCCGCATCGAGAACCGCGCCTATTTCGGCGAGGTCACCCACCTGACGGTCGGCATCGACGGGCTGGAACAGCCGCTCTCCATGGTCGAGACGAACAATTACGGCGCCGACGACCTGCCGATCGGCGCCGAGATACGCCTTGCCTACGATCCGGACGCCTTCGTGCTGCTGGCGGAGGACCCGCCGGTATCGCGGGTGTAAAAAAGCGGCGCCCCTCAATACCCCGCCTTGATCTTCTCGAATTCGGCGATCATCTTCTGCCTCAGTTCCGTCGGCATCGGCGACTGGAAGAGCGTGTTGGCGACGAAGGCGTCCACATCGGCATAGCCCTTTTCCTTGAGGATCGCCGGATCGACCGCCGCCATGCCCTTGGCGTTGGAATGGCCGTAGCCCCAGTTCTCCACCATATAGGCGGCCACCGAAGGATCGGTCACGGCATTGAGGTAGTCGTAGGCGCGATCCGTGCTGCCCTCCCCGCCCTTCAGCCGCACATAGCCGCAGACCCAGGTGGAAAGCCCCTCCTGCGTATCCTTCTTGATGGCGACCGGCTGGCCCTCGGCCTGAAGGGTCGTCGCCGTCTCGTTCCACGCCCAGGCGAGATCAACCTCGCCGCTCGCCATGGCCTGGCTGAGGTCGGTGTTGTCGGTCCAGTAGAGCCGCACGTTCTTGTGCACGTCGCGCAGGAAGGCGGAGGCCTCCTGGAACTGCGCGTCGGTCATCGCCGTCCAGTCCTTGAGGCCGATGGCGAGGCTCGCCAGCGCATAGGCGTCGTCGACATTGTCGCCGATGGAGACGCGGTCCTTGAATTTCGGGTCGGCAAAGGCCTTGAGCGAGGCCACCTCTTCGGGCTTCACCGTGTCCGTGCGGTAGGTCAGCACGGTGTTGCCCCATTCGAAGGGAATGAACCAGGCCGTCCCGTCCTCGGAGGTCATCAGGTTCTTCATCACCTTGAAGTTCGGCAGGATGTCGTTCCACGACGCGAGCTTGGCCGTGTCGAGCGGCTCCAGCAGGCCCGCCTCCCGCCACTTCACGACGCTCTGCGAACAGGGATGCGCCAGATCCGCCTTGAAGCCGGAGCGCAGCTTCTGGAACGCCTCCTCCTCGTCGCCGAAGAACGAGAAGTCGGGCTCGCCGCCGTGCTTTTGCGTATAGGCGGGGTGGAAGGCGGGGTCCTCGTAGCCCGACCAGTCGAAGACGGTCAGCGTGTCGGCGGAAAGGGCGGGAAGCGCGGTGCCGAGGGCAAGGAGGGCGGCAAGGCCCACCGTGGTGCAAGTCCTGGCCTTATCGATCGTCTTCATGCCGTGCTCCCTTCCCGTTTCGGGTTCCCTATCGTGGTTTTGGTCCCTGGATCGTCAGATGCTGCGGGAAGGCGATGGCGACGAAGGCGACGGCCGCCTCCAGCGCCTTTTCCCGCGTCGTGCCGTCGCCCATCATCAGGCGCAGCCACAGGCCCTCCAGCATGGCGCAGAGCGAAAGCGCCATGGGCTCCGGCTCATAGCCATAGCCGCCCTCGGCCTTGAGGTCGGCGCACAGCGAGATCACCGTTTCCTGGTACTTGACGTCGCGCGCGCCGCACAGCGCCTGGTAGGTCGGCCGCGACTTGGCCTCGCCCCAGAAGGCGCACCAGGCGGCCAGCTTGCGCTTGGTGCAGATCTTGCGGTCGAAATCGGCATGGATCAGCGCCCAGAGGCGGCCGGCAAGGCTCGGCCCCGCCTTGTCCAGCGCCGCGTTCCAGTGGTCCGCATATTCCTCGGACATGTATTGCAGCGTGGCGACGAGCAGGTTGTCCTTGCTCTCGAAATGGAAGTTGACGATGCCGCGGGAAAGGCCGGCGCCGTCAGCGACGTCCGCGAGCGTGGTGTCGGAATAGCCGCGCCGGGCGAGCGAATCGATCGTCGCCTCGATGAGCTGCTGCCGCCTCGTTTCCTTAGAAGCCTTGCGCCCCCGCTTCCCGCCGTCGCCCGAGCCCTGTTCAGCCCCGTCTGCCCGCATCTTCACCGTCACCTTGCCCCTGGGATTTTTCAGCAGAACGGTCACGGGCGAACTCCCGAAGCCGGCTTGCTGGCGCGCAGATGAGCGGGACAATGCTCCCCGCTGTCAAGAACCTTCTGCATGGCCGTCCAGGTGCGGATGTTCTTCTCGACATAGGCCTCGCCGACCGCCGCCACGGCCTGCGCACGGAGCGGGCCTTTCAGGCGCTCCAGTTCACCCCGCGCCACGTCGCGATACCAGGCGTTGTGGCTCTCGGCGGCACAGTCGACGAAACCGGCCGCCGCCATGGCCGCGAGATAGCGGCGCGCGGAGGCCATGCCGAAGCTCAGCCCCTCGGCGGCGATATAGGCCTGCATGTCCGCGCTCGGCGCGCCGTCATGGCCGATCAGCCAGTCGGATGCGGCAAGGACGCCGCCAGGCTTCAGCACGCGGTAGAGCTCGGCAAACAGCGCCTCCTTGTCCGGGACATGGATCATCGCATCCTTGGAAAAGACCACGTCGAATTCGCCGTCGCCGAACGGCAGGCGTCTCGTCGGGCTCGAAACGAAGCGCGCGATCAAGGAAAGCCCCGCAGCATCCGCCGCCGCCACGGCGCGGTCGATGACAGGCCGCTCCACGTCGTAGCCGACGATCCCGGCCGGCCGATGGGTTCTGGCGACATGCAGCGTGATGCCGCCCGCGCCGCAGCCGAAATCGAGCACGCGCCTGCCCTTGAGATCGATGCCCGAAAGCACGCGGTCCACCTCTTGCGGCCCGCCCGGCGAAAGATAGCCCTCGCCCCACATCATCCCGAGGAAGCGGATCGCCGCCTCGTCATATTCCGGCTCCGCCGCCGCACCGTGCTCACCCCTCGCCGTCATGGCTTTCCCGCTCTCGTGGCCGCGTGGCCGGCGCGCTTTTCCGTGGGTCGAAATTCTAGCGCATAATCAGGCGATTGCAAGATACTTGCTGAATGATCATTCAGAATATCTGGACAACATTTTGCTTTTGATGCAGCTTTCTGAAACAAGGGAGACGTCAATATGCGCAAGTACGATGCCCTGATCGTCGGCGGCGGCCATAACGGGCTGGTCACGGCCTGCTATCTCCAGCGCGCCGGCCTCGACGTACTCGTCGTGGAGAAGAACGGTTGGGTCGGCGGCGCGGCGACCAGCCGCGAGCTGACGCCCGGCTTCCTCTACTCCAACTGCTCCTATGTCTGCTCCCTCTTCCGGCCGGAGATCATGCGCGATCTCGAACTGCCCCGGCACGGCCTCCAGGTCATCGCCTACGAGGGCGGCGCGGTGTTCACCCGCGACGGCGACTACCTCGCCTCCTACCGCGACCGCGACAGCCACCGCCGCGAATTCGCCCGCTACTCCAGGCGCGACGCGGAAGCCTACGAGCGCTATGCCCGCGACGTGACGCGCCAGTGCCGCTTCATCCAGCCGCTCCTGATGCGCACCGCGCCCGACCCCTTCGGCTTCCGCCCGCGCGACATTTCCGAACTCCTCTATCTCGCGAAAAAATTCGGCGCGTTCAGCCCGCACGAAATGGCCGACACGCTGCGCTTCTGGACCATGTCGATCTCCGACTTCCTCGACGAATATTTCGAGACCGACGTCATCAAGGCCTATCTCGCGCTGTCGGGCATCATCGGCACAGCGCTCGGCCCCATGTCGCCCGGCACGGCCTATGTCCTGCTCCACCATTATATGGGCGAGGTGGACGGCTCCGTCGGCGCCTGGGGCTATGCGCGCGGCGGCATGGGCGCGGTGACCGAGGCGCTTTCCCGCTCCTTCCGGGCCTCCGGCGGCACGATCCGCACCGATGCCGAGGTCTCGAAGATCCTGACGCGCGGCGGCCGCACCACCGGCGTCGTCCTGGCGAACGGCGACGAGATCCGCGCCGACCTCGTCGTCTCCAATGCCGATGTGAAGCGCACCTTCCTCAAGCTCGTCGACGAGGGCAGCCTGCCCGGCGAATTCGTCCACCGGGTCAGGCACTTCAAGATGCGCGGCTCCTCCGGCAAGGTGAACATCGCGCTCGACAGCCTGCCGGAATTCCCGGCCCTGCCCGAAGGCTCCACCTGCATCCGCGGCGACATGCATTTCACCGACTCGATCGAGCGCATGGAGCGCGGATACGACGACTGGAAGGCCGGGCGCTGGTCGGCCGATCCCTTCCTCGACATGATGATCCCCACCCTGCTCGATCCGACCATGACGTCGCCCGGCAAGCACTTCATGAGTTGCTTCGTGCAATATTGCCCGCCGAAGGTCGAGGGCCGGGAGTGGACGGATGCGGACCGCGACGCCTTCGCCGAGACCGTCATCGGCCAGATCGCCGACTATTCTCCCGGCTTCCGCGACCGCATCGTGCATATGGAAGTGCGCACGCCGCGCGAGATCGAGAACGAGGTGGGCCTCACCGAAGGCAACATCTTCCAGGGCGAACTCACCTTCGACCAGTTGCTCTTCAACCGGCCCGTGCCGGGCTACGCCCAGTACCGCAGCCCGATCCACGGGCTCTATATGTGCGGCTCCTCCACCCATCCGGGCGGCGGGGTCATGGGCGCGCCCGGCCGCAATGCCGCCGCCGAGATCCTGCGCGACCTGAAGTGTCCCGCCGACCAGATGAGCAAAGCCCATGACGTCGTTTGATGCCATCGTCATCGGCGCCGGCCATAACGGCCTCGCCGCCGCCACCTGCCTCGCCAGAAGCGGCCGCAAGGTCCTGGTGCTGGAAGCGGCGGACGCGCCGGGCGGCGCGGCGCGCGGCCGGGAATTCGCGCCGGGCTTCCGCTCCGCCGGCCTTGCCCATCTCGTCAACCGGCTCGATGGCGCGGTCGCCCGCGACATCGGCCTCGACCTTGCGGGCGGTGACGCATTGTTGCCGACCACGGTGCTCGACGGCAGCGGCGGGGGCGTCATCCTCAACGGCGCCTATGGCGAAACCATCGACGGCGTCACCGCCGAGGAGGAAGCCGCCTTCGCCGCGCTGCGCGGCAAGCTCGTCTTCCAGGCGGCTATCCTCAAGCGTTTCCTGCGCCGCCCGCCGCCGCAGATCGGCGCCATCTCGCTTGGCGACCTCTCGACCTTCGCCGCAACCGGCTTCAGCCTGATCCGCAAGGGGCGCGGCGAGGCCCGCGATTTCCTGCGCATGCTGCTGATGAACGTCGCCGACGTCGCCGACGAATATCTCGCCGACGACAGGCTGAAGGGCCTCCTCGCCTTCGACGCCACGCTCGGCATCCATCTCGGCCCCCGCTCGCCGACCTCCCTGCTCGGCCTCTACTATCGCCTGACGGGCGACGTCGCCGGCAGGACCGGCGGCCAGTTCGTGCCGGCCGGCGGCATGGCCTCGCTCGCGCCCGCCTTCGTGCGCGCCGCCGAAAAGGCCGGCGTCACCATTCGCTGCAGCGTGCCCGTCGGCCGCATCCTCGTCGACCGCGGCCGGACGAGCGGCATCGTCACCAGCGACGGCACCGAGATCGCCGCCCCCCCTCGTCGTCTCCGCCATCCATCCGCAGACGACCTTCCTCCACCTCGTCGACCCCGCCGAAAGCGGCACCGGCTTCGTGCGCTCGGTGAGGAACGTGCGCAGCTTCGGCAACGTCGCCAAGCTGGACCTCGCTCTGGACCGCATCCCCAGCTTCGAAGGCCTTCCGGCCGAGGCCCGCAGCGGCCGCATCGTGCTGGTGCGCGGAATGGAACAGGTCGAGACGGCCTTCAACCCGGCGAAATACGGCGAATTCTCCCCTGACCCGGTGATGGAGATCACGCTGCCGAGCCTGGCCGATCCCGCGCTCGCGCCGGCCGGCGGCTGCACACTTTCGGCCCTGGTGCAATACGCGCCCTACCGGCTCAAGGCGGGCTGGGAAACAGGCAAGCCTGCCTTCCTCAGGATCGTGCTGGAGACGCTGGAACGCCACGCGCCGGGCATCGGCACGTCCGTCGTCGCGGCCAGCCTGATGACGCCGGTCGACATCGAGGCGGAATACAACCTGCCCGGCGGCCACTGGCATCACGGCGAGCTGCAGGCCGACCAGTTGCTGGTCAACCGCCCGACCGGCGCGGCCTCCGGCTACACGACGCCCATCGAGGGCCTCTATCTCGCCAGCGCCGGCGCGCATCCGGGCGGCGGCATTTCCGGCCTTCCCGGCTGGAACGCGGCCCGCCACATCCTTTCGGGAGAAAGGGCATGAACGCCATGACGAAATCCGCCGCGGACCTGCGCCGCGCCGCCCGCGACCATATCCGCGCCCCGCGCCTCGAAACGCCGTTCCACGCGCGGCTGACAGCGCTGAGCGAAGTGAACGACTGGTACGACTGGGCCGGCTACAAGGCGCCGCACTCGCTCTTCGACGGCGAGCTCGAATATTTCGCCATCCGCTCCACCGCCGCCCTCTTCGACATCTCGCCGATGGTGAAATACCGCATCACCGGCCCCGATGCCGAACGTTACCTCAACCGCCTGACGCTTCGCGACGTCAGGAAGCTCGCCGTCAACCGCGTGCACTACACCGCCTGGTGCGACGACCACGGCCACGTGCTGGACGACGGCACGCTCTTCCGCCTCGCCGACCAGGAATTCCGCCTCTGCTGCCAGGAGCGGCACCTGCCCTGGCTGCTCGACAGCGCCTTCGGCTTTTGCGTCGACATAAGCGAGGAGACGGAGGAGATCGCCGGCCTCGCCCTTCAGGGCCCGACCAGCTACGCCGTGCTGCGCGACGCCGGCTTTGCCGGCGTGGAGAGAGTGAAACCCTTCGACATCGCCGCGTTCCCGCACGAGGACGCCGCGGTCACGATCTCGCGCACCGGCTTCACCGGCGATCTCGGCTACGAGCTGTTCGTGCCACGCGCGAAGGCCCTTTCCCTCTGGGACCGTCTGTGGGCCGCCGGCCAGCCGCACGCCATCCGCGCCATCGGCTACGGCGCGCTCAACCAGACGCGCATCGAGGCCGGCTTCATCGTCGCCAATGCGGATTTCGTGACCGCCGAGGCGGCGCTGCGCGCCGACCGGGTGCGCATGCCCGACGAGATCGGCCTCGACTGGCTGGTCGACCCCGACAAGCCGAACTTCAACGGGCGCCGGGCGATCCTTGACGCGCGGCGGAATCAAACTCTGAAGCACATCCTCGTCGGCCTTGAAATCGAAGGGAATATCCCCGCCGAGCACGCCATCGTCTATCATCGGAAAAAGCACGAGGCGGGCCTCGTCACCGCCGCGATCTGGTCGCCCACGGCCAAGCGCAACATCGCCATCGCCAGCCTCGAACGGCCGTACGGATCGAAATTCACCGACGATCTCTGGGTGGAGATCTACGCGTTGCGCGAGCTGCAATACCTGAAGATGATGAAGCGCGCGAAGATCGTGCCGCGCCCCTTCGTCAAGCTCGCGCGCCGCACGGCGACCCCGCCGGGCCTGCGATAGATGGACGAGGAAACCCGCCGCAACTGGGAGATCATCACAACGCCGCCCGGTCCCGAATGGTCCGGGCGCGCACGCTATGCGGCGGCGATGTATTTCTGCCAGCGCGGCGAGATGGCGCCGGAAGTGCTGGAAATCTACCGCATCTGCTCGCGGCTGGACGGTGAGGATCCCGTCTCGGTCCTCCGGCGCTCGCAGGTCGGCGCGGACTGGATCGAGCGCCTCAAGGCCTGTCGCTCAGCCTGACGGCGTGTGCGCGGCATAGGTGAGGAACAGCCGCCGCAACGCCTCCTTGCCCTCGCTCGCGATGTCGAACCGGCGGCCGAACAGCAGCCATTCCGAGCAAAGGCCCTTGATGACCCAGCGCAGAAGGGACGCGGCCGAGCGCGGCGTCCAGCAGGCGCAGAGCCGGCCCTGCCTCTGCGCCTTGGCGAAGGCCGCCTCCAGCGCCTGCATATGCTCGTCGTCGATATCGTTCTGGCGCTCGGAGATGCGGGCGAACTCGCCGGTGACGTCGCAGCGCAGGAGGATCGACAGGATGCGCTGGCGGTGCTCGTCCTCGGCCAGCAGCTCGATCCACTGCTTGCCGACCCGCTCCAGGACGGCGAGCACGTCGACATTCTCCGCCTCCAGTTCGCGGGCGATCAGGTCTTCCTGCGGCAGGGGGAGCGAATCGTAGAGTTCCAGCACGAGGTCCGCCCGGTTGGCGAAGTGCCAGTAGATGGCGCCGCGGGTCACCCCCGCGGCGCGCGCCACATCCTCCATGGAGGCATGGGAGACGCCCTTTTCGTAGAAGACCCGTTCCGCCGCCAGCAGGATCTGCTGGCGGGTTTCCTCGGCCTCTGCCTTGGTCCGGCGCATGGCGGCCTACTCCGCCGGGCTTGCGGCCGGAGCCGGCTCCTCCTTCTTCTTCCCGTAGCCGAACAGCTTCATCACGAAGACGAAGAAGACGGGCACGAAGAAGACGGCGAGCACGGTGGCGGTGATCATGCCGCCCATGACGCCGGTGCCGATGGCGCGCTGGCTGCCCGAGCTCGCGCCCGTGGCGATCGCGAGCGGCAGCACGCCGAGCGTGAAGGCGAGCGAGGTCATCAGGATCGGGCGGAACCGCAGGTGGCAGGCCTCGATGGTCGCCTCGATCAGCGACCGGCCGTCGGCCATCAGCTCCTTGGCGAACTCGATGATCAGGATCGCGTTCTTCGCCGAAAGGCCGATGATCGCGATGAGGCCCACCTTGAAGTACACGTCGTTCGACATGTCGCGCAGCGTCACCGCGATGACCGCGCCGATCACGCCGAGCGGCACGACGAGGATGACCGCGAACGGGATCGACCAGCTTTCATAGAGCGCCGCAAGGCACAGGAACACCAGGAGGCACGACAGCGCGATGAGGATCGGCGCCTGCGAGCCGGACTGGATTTCCTGCAGCGACTGGCCCGTCCACTCGTAGCCGAAGCCCGGCGGAAGCTGGCCTGCGAGCCGCTCCATCTCGGTGATCGCATCGCCCGTGGAGAAGCCCGGCTTGGTGTCGCCGCTGATGCGGATCGACGGATAGCCGTTGTAGCCCACGGTCTGCGTCGGCGCCTTGACCCACTCCGCGGTCGCAAAGGCCGAGATCGGCACCATGCCGCCCTTGGAGTTGCGGACGTTGAGGTTGAGGAGGTCCGCAACCTGCATGCGCTCGCTCTGGTCCGCCTGCACCGTCACGCGCTGCATGCGCCCGGAATTCGGGAAGTCGTTGACATAGGTCGAGCCGAGGTTGGTCGAGATCGTCGAGTTGATGTCGGCGAAGGTGACGCCGAAGGTGTTCGCCTTCTCGCGATCGATCACGATATTGACCTGGGCGGCGTCCGGCATGCCGTCGAAGCGCACGCCCTGCACGACATTGCTCTGGGCGGCAAGGCCGAGGAGCTGGTCGCGCGCGGCGGCAAGCGCCGGCGCGCCGAGACCGGCGCGATCCTGCAGACGGAACGAGAAGCCGCCCGTCGTGCCGAGGCCCTGGATCGGCGGCGGCGACAGCGCGAAGCTGATCGCATCCTTGATCTGGCTCATCGCCATCGTCGCCCGGCCGGCGATCGCCTGCGCCGCGTTGTCC
It encodes the following:
- a CDS encoding aminomethyltransferase family protein encodes the protein MTKSAADLRRAARDHIRAPRLETPFHARLTALSEVNDWYDWAGYKAPHSLFDGELEYFAIRSTAALFDISPMVKYRITGPDAERYLNRLTLRDVRKLAVNRVHYTAWCDDHGHVLDDGTLFRLADQEFRLCCQERHLPWLLDSAFGFCVDISEETEEIAGLALQGPTSYAVLRDAGFAGVERVKPFDIAAFPHEDAAVTISRTGFTGDLGYELFVPRAKALSLWDRLWAAGQPHAIRAIGYGALNQTRIEAGFIVANADFVTAEAALRADRVRMPDEIGLDWLVDPDKPNFNGRRAILDARRNQTLKHILVGLEIEGNIPAEHAIVYHRKKHEAGLVTAAIWSPTAKRNIAIASLERPYGSKFTDDLWVEIYALRELQYLKMMKRAKIVPRPFVKLARRTATPPGLR
- a CDS encoding ABC transporter ATP-binding protein, which gives rise to MIEIQDVSKFYGIYKALDNVSLSISEGEFFSLLGPSGCGKTTLLRSIAGFERPTTGEIYIDGVPCLALPPNRRPTNMVFQSYAIFPHLDVAENVAYGLKRLKLAPEEERKRVGDALDQVRLSGLGQRKAHELSGGQRQRVALARALVMRPKVLLLDEPLSALDKKLREEMQVELRTLQKAVGITFVLVTHDQYEALALSDRIAVMFGGRIAQVAAPKEIYQHPRTRKVADFLGGMNFLRAKVLGEQGNAVSVDAARFGAVSLDKPHGFAATDGHVTVGIRPERLRLLWDDERAPHELAGRIENRAYFGEVTHLTVGIDGLEQPLSMVETNNYGADDLPIGAEIRLAYDPDAFVLLAEDPPVSRV
- a CDS encoding NAD(P)/FAD-dependent oxidoreductase, whose translation is MTSFDAIVIGAGHNGLAAATCLARSGRKVLVLEAADAPGGAARGREFAPGFRSAGLAHLVNRLDGAVARDIGLDLAGGDALLPTTVLDGSGGGVILNGAYGETIDGVTAEEEAAFAALRGKLVFQAAILKRFLRRPPPQIGAISLGDLSTFAATGFSLIRKGRGEARDFLRMLLMNVADVADEYLADDRLKGLLAFDATLGIHLGPRSPTSLLGLYYRLTGDVAGRTGGQFVPAGGMASLAPAFVRAAEKAGVTIRCSVPVGRILVDRGRTSGIVTSDGTEIAAPPRRLRHPSADDLPPPRRPRRKRHRLRALGEERAQLRQRRQAGPRSGPHPQLRRPSGRGPQRPHRAGARNGTGRDGLQPGEIRRILP
- a CDS encoding extracellular solute-binding protein, whose protein sequence is MKTIDKARTCTTVGLAALLALGTALPALSADTLTVFDWSGYEDPAFHPAYTQKHGGEPDFSFFGDEEEAFQKLRSGFKADLAHPCSQSVVKWREAGLLEPLDTAKLASWNDILPNFKVMKNLMTSEDGTAWFIPFEWGNTVLTYRTDTVKPEEVASLKAFADPKFKDRVSIGDNVDDAYALASLAIGLKDWTAMTDAQFQEASAFLRDVHKNVRLYWTDNTDLSQAMASGEVDLAWAWNETATTLQAEGQPVAIKKDTQEGLSTWVCGYVRLKGGEGSTDRAYDYLNAVTDPSVAAYMVENWGYGHSNAKGMAAVDPAILKEKGYADVDAFVANTLFQSPMPTELRQKMIAEFEKIKAGY
- a CDS encoding NAD(P)/FAD-dependent oxidoreductase yields the protein MRKYDALIVGGGHNGLVTACYLQRAGLDVLVVEKNGWVGGAATSRELTPGFLYSNCSYVCSLFRPEIMRDLELPRHGLQVIAYEGGAVFTRDGDYLASYRDRDSHRREFARYSRRDAEAYERYARDVTRQCRFIQPLLMRTAPDPFGFRPRDISELLYLAKKFGAFSPHEMADTLRFWTMSISDFLDEYFETDVIKAYLALSGIIGTALGPMSPGTAYVLLHHYMGEVDGSVGAWGYARGGMGAVTEALSRSFRASGGTIRTDAEVSKILTRGGRTTGVVLANGDEIRADLVVSNADVKRTFLKLVDEGSLPGEFVHRVRHFKMRGSSGKVNIALDSLPEFPALPEGSTCIRGDMHFTDSIERMERGYDDWKAGRWSADPFLDMMIPTLLDPTMTSPGKHFMSCFVQYCPPKVEGREWTDADRDAFAETVIGQIADYSPGFRDRIVHMEVRTPREIENEVGLTEGNIFQGELTFDQLLFNRPVPGYAQYRSPIHGLYMCGSSTHPGGGVMGAPGRNAAAEILRDLKCPADQMSKAHDVV
- a CDS encoding TetR family transcriptional regulator C-terminal domain-containing protein, encoding MRADGAEQGSGDGGKRGRKASKETRRQQLIEATIDSLARRGYSDTTLADVADGAGLSRGIVNFHFESKDNLLVATLQYMSEEYADHWNAALDKAGPSLAGRLWALIHADFDRKICTKRKLAAWCAFWGEAKSRPTYQALCGARDVKYQETVISLCADLKAEGGYGYEPEPMALSLCAMLEGLWLRLMMGDGTTREKALEAAVAFVAIAFPQHLTIQGPKPR
- a CDS encoding TetR family transcriptional regulator yields the protein MRRTKAEAEETRQQILLAAERVFYEKGVSHASMEDVARAAGVTRGAIYWHFANRADLVLELYDSLPLPQEDLIARELEAENVDVLAVLERVGKQWIELLAEDEHRQRILSILLRCDVTGEFARISERQNDIDDEHMQALEAAFAKAQRQGRLCACWTPRSAASLLRWVIKGLCSEWLLFGRRFDIASEGKEALRRLFLTYAAHTPSG
- a CDS encoding class I SAM-dependent methyltransferase gives rise to the protein MTARGEHGAAAEPEYDEAAIRFLGMMWGEGYLSPGGPQEVDRVLSGIDLKGRRVLDFGCGAGGITLHVARTHRPAGIVGYDVERPVIDRAVAAADAAGLSLIARFVSSPTRRLPFGDGEFDVVFSKDAMIHVPDKEALFAELYRVLKPGGVLAASDWLIGHDGAPSADMQAYIAAEGLSFGMASARRYLAAMAAAGFVDCAAESHNAWYRDVARGELERLKGPLRAQAVAAVGEAYVEKNIRTWTAMQKVLDSGEHCPAHLRASKPASGVRP
- a CDS encoding NAD(P)/FAD-dependent oxidoreductase, which translates into the protein MEQVETAFNPAKYGEFSPDPVMEITLPSLADPALAPAGGCTLSALVQYAPYRLKAGWETGKPAFLRIVLETLERHAPGIGTSVVAASLMTPVDIEAEYNLPGGHWHHGELQADQLLVNRPTGAASGYTTPIEGLYLASAGAHPGGGISGLPGWNAARHILSGERA